In one window of Drosophila innubila isolate TH190305 chromosome 2L unlocalized genomic scaffold, UK_Dinn_1.0 4_B_2L, whole genome shotgun sequence DNA:
- the LOC117780275 gene encoding seminal metalloprotease 1: protein MQSLSSVILVVLSTQLLQSGAMPLRWSVDPEEIGGFAEGDMQLTEEQQLILEHGPKERNGLIDASKRWPNNLVIYQISEDFDAEHKQAILRGIKTLEDSSCLKFREATLEDAAFVRITANPGGCFTAVGYQGQPQEMNLEIYPIGEGCFRPGTILHEFMHALGFYHEQSSAIRDDYIDVVQENIVPGKEFNFKKYSSSVITDFDVGYDYNSCLHYRPGAFSVNGKDTIIPLDDTVVIGQRTGLSKKDIDKINIMYKCPHLV from the coding sequence ATGCAGTCCCTATCGAGTGTGATTCTCGTTGTGCTCTCCACACAATTACTGCAAAGTGGAGCTATGCCGCTGCGCTGGAGTGTAGATCCCGAAGAAATCGGAGGATTTGCCGAGGGCGATATGCAGTTGACGGAGGAACAGCAATTAATTTTGGAACATGGACCTAAGGAACGCAATGGCTTAATCGATGCCAGCAAACGTTGGCCCAACAATCTGGTGATCTATCAAATATCCGAGGACTTTGATGCTGAACATAAGCAGGCAATTCTCAGAGGAATTAAAACGCTGGAGGATAGTTCCTGTCTCAAGTTCCGAGAGGCTACGCTTGAGGATGCTGCCTTTGTGAGAATTACGGCCAATCCGGGAGGTTGTTTCACCGCCGTGGGTTATCAAGGTCAACCTCAAGAAATGAACCTGGAGATTTATCCCATTGGAGAGGGTTGCTTTAGACCCGGCACTATACTACATGAATTCATGCATGCTCTGGGCTTCTATCACGAACAGAGTTCGGCAATTCGCGATGATTACATCGATGTGGTCCAGGAGAATATTGTGCCCGGCAAGGAGtttaatttcaagaaataCTCGTCAAGTGTTATCACCGATTTCGATGTCGGCTACGATTACAACAGCTGTCTCCATTATCGACCTGGTGCCTTCTCGGTGAATGGCAAGGACACGATAATCCCCTTGGATGATACAGTCGTTATAGGACAACGGACGGGACTCAGCAAAAAGGACATTGACAAGATTAACATCATGTACAAGTGTCCGCATCTGGTCTGA
- the LOC117779860 gene encoding seminal metalloprotease 1-like, translating to MNWCFIITFLLFGILKDTRAVPLTRLETDPELTAGFFQGDMIIQPQQRNGLQSEKYRWPDRIVFYRISSDIDREHRNHILLGIRHIELKSCLVFKEASEDQAHYVNITSQPGGCYTAVGFLNKVQLLNLETYPLDTGCYRLGTIIHEFLHALGFFHQQSTFNRDEHVRIATENILEGKEHNFEKYAENMVDNFDQDYDYASIMHYTPYGFSKNGEMTIVPFEEGAEKVMGQRLQLTKKDINKLNTMYKCPIHV from the exons ATGAATTGGTGCTTTATAATTACATTTCTATTGTTTGGTATCCTCAAGGATACTCGGGCAGTTCCGCTAACTCGTCTGGAAACGGATCCCGAACTGACTGCGGGCTTTTTTCAAGGAGATATGATAATCCAACCACAACAAAGAAACGGTCttcaaagtgaaaaatatcGTTGGCCTGATCGGATTGTGTTTTACCGAATTAGTAGTGATATTG ATCGGGAACATCGCAATCACATACTACTCGGCATCCGTCACATCGAGCTAAAATCCTGTCTGGTCTTCAAGGAGGCATCTGAAGATCAAGCCCACTATGTGAACATCACCTCACAGCCAGGCGGTTGTTACACAGCTGTCGGTTTTCTCAACAAAGTACAGCTGCTCAACTTGGAGACTTATCCCCTGGACACGGGTTGTTATCGCCTCGGCACCATTATCCATGAGTTCCTTCATGCACTGGGGTTCTTCCATCAGCAGAGCACCTTCAATAGGGATGAACACGTGCGAATTGCCACGGAGAACATTCTCGAGGGAAAGGAGCATAATTTCGAGAAATATGCGGAGAATATGGTCGATAATTTTGATCAGGATTATGACTATGCCAGCATTATGCACTATACACCATATGGCTTTTCGAAGAATGGAGAAATGACCATTGTGCCCTTTGAGGAGGGTGCCGAGAAAGTCATGGGACAGCGACTGCAACTAACTAAAAAGGATATCAACAAATTGAATACTATGTACAAGTGTCCGATACACGTTTAA
- the LOC117779863 gene encoding ryncolin-1-like: MDGSVDFYRNWNLYKKGFGDLDGEFFLGLDKIHALTSEYSQELLVILEDFEGAEKFETYEKFGIGDEEELYVLHTLGNANGTADDSLRPHHTMKFSTFDRDNDRWTNNCAETYTGGWWYNECHHSNLGGKYKDNAHGKGINWFHFRGHLYSLKRAIMMIRPRK; encoded by the exons ATGGATGGCAGTGTAGACTTTTACCGGAACTGGAATCTCTACAAAAAGGGATTTGGAGATCTAGATGGCGAGTTCTTCTTGGGTTTGGATAAAATACACGCTCTGACGTCAGAGTACAGCCAGGAATTACTTGTTATTCTCGAGGACTTCGAGGGAGCTGAGAAATTTGAGACATATGAGAAATTCGGAATCGGCGACGAGGAAGAACTCTATGTATTACACACTCTGGGAAATGCAAATGGAACTGCAGATGATTCACTAAGACCGCATCATACCATGAAGTTTTCCACCTTTGATCGCGATAACGATCGTTGGACGAATAACTGCGCCGAGACCTACACTGGTGGATGGTGGTATAATGAATGTCACCACAG CAACTTGGGtggaaaatataaagataatgCCCATGGCAAAGGTATCAACTGGTTCCATTTTCGAGGTCATCTGTACTCCCTTAAAAGAGCAATCATGATGATACGGCCTAGAAAATGA
- the LOC117780810 gene encoding trypsin alpha-3-like has translation MFNDIALLQLNTPLELDDRVKIISLASSEPKDGATGIVSGWGTTESEYQPLRLKSVNVTIVPREECSQAYVDIMRINAEEICAADPGKDSCSKDSGGPLVHNNELVGIVSLGKGCADPQYPGVYVNVAVMRKWIEKGANKLGSLEQI, from the coding sequence ATGTTTAATGATATCGCATTGCTGCAACTGAATACTCCCTTAGAGCTGGACGATCGTGTCAAGATCATTTCCTTGGCCTCCTCAGAACCCAAGGACGGAGCTACAGGCATCGTCTCTGGTTGGGGCACAACTGAAAGTGAATATCAACCCTTAAGACTAAAAAGTGTCAATGTGACCATTGTACCGCGGGAGGAATGTAGTCAGGCCTATGTGGATATAATGAGGATCAATGCGGAGGAAATCTGTGCTGCCGACCCTGGAAAGGATTCCTGCAGCAAAGACTCGGGTGGGCCATTGGTTCACAATAACGAACTAGTGGGCATTGTGTCATTGGGTAAAGGATGTGCCGATCCTCAATATCCAGGTGTCTATGTAAATGTCGCAGTGATGCGCAAGTGGATTGAAAAAGGAGCCAATAAACTAGGTTCATTGGagcaaatataa
- the LOC117779858 gene encoding protein draper-like — translation MLLQHYIMFSLFPSLMLAKVCKKTERKDGKSITRWDCCDGYRLVNNSGSGSKCDPVCNNNCENGKCVSPNTCSCNEGYDNIQHNPANSCVPVCKRKRNNGECVTSESSKCNDGYKLNESTGECYPVCSNDCPNGRCESPGNCICNQGYSKNETQMDLGCQPVCEVECDDNRVCVAPNKCDCIKGYFEKNNECCPKGENIPISNTSLQECSRDEVKPSCVISFLRNWMIEFAVGLVSLTILIMAVLFLFLRHNRTYDVASREKERPIYVMDNEFFDDDELDLVTTKYP, via the exons ATGCTCCTCCAACATTATATAATGTTTTCGTTATTTCCCAGTTTAATGCTGGCAAAAGTTTGTAAGAAAACTGAACGAAAAGATGGAAAAAGCATT ACCCGTTGGGACTGCTGCGATGGCTATAGACTAGTAAACAACTCCGGAAGTGGTTCAAAATGTGATCCCGTCTGCAATAACAATTGTGAGAACGGAAAGTGCGTCAGTCCAAATACCTGTAGCTGCAACGAAGGCTATGATAATATTCAGCATAATCCGGCCAATAG TTGTGTTCCTGTTTGTAAAAGAAAACGCAACAACGGCGAGTGTGTTACCTCAGAATCCAGCAAATGCAACGATGGCTACAAATTGAATGAATCCACTGGTGAATGTTATCCTGTGTGCAGCAATGATTGCCCCAACGGACGCTGTGAGTCCCCAGGGAATTGTATCTGCAACCAGGGATACAGTAAAAATGAGACACAGATGGACTTGGGATGTCAGCCCGTCTGCGAAGTTGAATGTGATGATAATAGAGTCTGTGTGGCTCCCAATAAATGTGACTGCATCAAGGGTTATTTTGAGAAGAACAACGAATGCTGTCCTAAAGGGGAAAATATTCCAATTTCAAATACAAGCTTGCAAGAATGTTCAAGAGATGAAGTTAAGCCCAGCTGTGTGATAAGCTTTTTAAGGAATTGGATGATCGAGTTCGCAGTGGGTTTAGTTTCCCTGACAATTCTGATAATGGCAGTCTTATTTCTGTTCCTTAGACACAATCGTACATACGACGTGGCATCCCGAG AAAAAGAGCGTCCTATCTATGTAATGGATAATGAATtttttgatgatgatgaactTGATTTAGTTACAACAAAATATCcttag
- the LOC117779857 gene encoding odorant receptor 35a has product MVRYVPLLTDGQRVKLAWPLTLFRLNHIFWPLDKSTTLNWRIFDYFLALMGWAILMLHNDAELRYLRNQTNNLDLLLAGVPTYLILVEGQLRSIHVLLHRTQLYEVLHRFFSSIYVDRHKEPQIYQEVESKLTLNRVVSALYLAAVSGYVLSPVVMLVKRRRDYLFSMIPAFEAESLYIFVPLTLSSVYVALQIVTMVFGESALLCELMAHLRGRYILLKRDMDASVEKILKARQRPKMAQQMREVLIHAMRQNVELNRFSAQLEEHFTVRIFFMFAFSAILLCALGFKTYVSPSGTYIFPIWFGAKTVELLSLGQLGSDLAYMTDLQSTMYYQTQWEQVLYYSTNSRENLRLMKVVALAIELNYKPFYLTGLSYFQVSIQTVIKILQGAFSYFTFLTSMR; this is encoded by the exons ATGGTTCGTTACGTGCCTCTTCTGACTGATGGCCAACGGGTGAAGCTCGCTTGGCCCTTAACTCTCTTTCGACTCAATCACATCTTCTGGCCTTTGGATAAGAGTACCACATTGAACTGGAGAATCTTTGATTACTTTCTAGCCTTAATGGGCTGGGCAATCCTCATGCTCCACAACGATGCCGAGTTGCGTTATTTGCGTAATCAGACGAATAATCTGGACCTCTTGCTGGCTGGAGTACCAACTTATCTAATTCTTGTGGAGGGACAATTGCGGAGTATTCACGTGCTGTTGCATAGAACACAGTTGTATGAAGTCTTGCACAGGTTTTTCAGTTCCATCTACGTGGATCGGCATAAGGAACCTCAAATTTATCAAGAAGTTGAGTCCAAGTTGACTCTTAATCGAGTCGTATCAGCTCTATACTTGGCTGCAGTTTCTGGTTACGTTCTCTCGCCAGTTGTCATGTTGGTCAAAAGGCGTAGGGACTATTTGTTCTCCATGATTCCTGCCTTTGAAGCTGAGTCCCTCTACATTTTTGTGCCTCTCACATTGAGCAGTGTCTACGTCGCTCTTCAAATAGTCACAATGGTATTTGGGGAAAGCGCTTTACTCTGCGAATTGATGGCCCATTTGAGGGGTCGTTATATTTTGCTAAAGCGTGACATGGATGCATCTGTAGAAAAGATTCTGAAAGCCCGGCAAAGACCCAAAATGGCACAACAAATGCGAGAGGTTCTGATTCACGCGATGCGTCAAAACGTGGAACTGAACCGGTTCAGTGCACAGTTGGAGGAACATTTCACAGTGCggattttctttatgtttgCCTTTAGCGCCATTTTGTTGTGTGCCTTGGGCTTCAAGACCTATGtg AGTCCTTCGGGCACCTATATATTCCCCATTTGGTTTGGCGCCAAGACTGTGGAGCTGCTCTCACTGGGTCAGCTAGGATCCGACTTGGCTTATATG ACAGATTTGCAGAGTACCATGTACTACCAAACACAGTGGGAACAGGTGCTTTATTACTCCACAAATTCACGTGAAAATCTGCGATTGATGAAGGTCGTTGCCTTGGCCATTGAGCTTAATTATAAACCCTTCTACTTGACGGGTTTGTCATACTTTCAAGTCAGCATACAGACAGTGATCAAG atacTACAGGGCGCCTTCTCCTATTTTACATTTCTCACCTCGATGCGCTGA
- the LOC117779859 gene encoding seminal metalloprotease 1-like has protein sequence MRFLSTVLLVCAFVKVLSAAPTPTATATRVETDPELTAGYTEGDMILGEERNGLINETYRWPNRIVYYYINSYIDQEHRNHIIRGIRILEKNSCLIFKEATSDQEYYVNVTSEAGGCFSYVGHRNRVQQLNLQNYDLDTGCFRLGTIVHEFLHALGFYHQQSTWNRDEFVRIDEENILEGKENNFNKYDNVTVDNYGEDYDYGSVMHYTAYAFSKNGKMTIVPLEEGAQEVMGQRLQMSPADINKLNTMYKCPRNV, from the exons ATGAGGTTTCTATCCACAGTCCTGTTAGTCTGTGCCTTCGTCAAGGTCCTCTCGGCAGCCCCGActccgactgcgactgcgactcgCGTGGAAACGGATCCCGAGTTGACTGCAGGTTATACCGAGGGTGATATGATACTTGGGGAGGAGAGGAATGGTCTGATCAATGAGACTTATCGCTGGCCCAATCGCATTGTCTACTACTACATCAACAGCTACATAG ATCAGGAACATCGAAATCATATCATCAGAGGTATACGCATACTCGAGAAAAACTCCTGTCTGATCTTTAAGGAAGCTACAAGTGATCAGGAGTATTATGTGAATGTCACCTCTGAGGCTGGTGGCTGTTTCTCCTATGTGGGTCATCGTAATCGCGTTCAGCAGTTGAATCTGCAGAATTATGATCTGGATACGGGCTGTTTCCGTTTAGGAACGATCGTGCATGAGTTCCTTCATGCCTTGGGCTTCTATCATCAGCAGAGCACCTGGAATCGGGATGAGTTTGTGCGAATTGACGAGGAGAACATTCTCGAGGGAAAGGAgaacaatttcaacaaatacGACAATGTCACGGTGGATAACTATGGCGAGGATTATGACTATGGCAGTGTTATGCACTACACAGCCTATGCCTTCTCCAAGAACGGCAAGATGACCATTGTTCCGTTAGAGGAGGGTGCCCAGGAAGTCATGGGACAGCGCCTGCAAATGAGTCCAGCGGatatcaacaaattaaatacaatgtACAAGTGTCCACGGAATGTCTAA
- the LOC117779861 gene encoding wnt inhibitory factor 1-like, whose product MIGREKRLPVGCAAMAIDQNGKCVTRNTCSCNEGYDNIQHNPAYSCVPVCKGECKNGDCTVPPFCNCYPGYEWNKSTGDCDPVCSNDCPNGRCESPGNCICNQGYSKNETQMDLGCQPVCEVECDDNRVCVAPNKCDWPFSKQEVSKVGEIIFLRRWMIEFAVGLVFLIILIISVWILISRHNKRVNAVARTEKDYSLYVMDNKIDVQEI is encoded by the exons ATGATAGGAAGGGAAAAAAGATT ACCCGTCGGATGTGCTGCGATGGCTATAGACCA GAACGGAAAGTGCGTCACTCGAAATACCTGTAGCTGCAACGAAGGCTATGATAATATTCAGCATAATCCGGCCTACAG TTGTGTTCCGGTTTGTAAGGGAGAATGCAAGAACGGCGACTGCACGGTCCCGCCATTTTGCAACTGCTACCCTGGCTACGAATGGAATAAATCCACTGGAGATTGTGATCCTGTGTGCAGCAATGATTGCCCCAACGGACGCTGTGAGTCCCCAGGGAATTGTATCTGCAACCAGGGATACAGTAAAAATGAGACACAGATGGACTTGGGATGTCAGCCCGTCTGCGAAGTTGAATGTGATGATAATAGAGTCTGTGTGGCTCCCAATAAATGTGACTGGCCTTTCTCGAAACAAGAAGTTTCAAAAGTTGGTGAGATTATCTTTTTAAGGCGATGGATGATCGAGTTCGCAGTGGGCTTAGTGTTCCTGATAATACTGATAATATCAGTTTGGATTCTAATTTCTAGACATAATAAACGAGTTAACGCGGTAGCTCGCACAG AAAAAGATTATTCTCTCTATGTGATGGATAATAAAATAGATGTACAAGAAATTTAG
- the LOC117779862 gene encoding seminal metalloprotease 1, which yields MRLSSVQLNYLQGKKLYRNVLTWSDYYWPNSTLVYSVGKGMTFSDYMSIMAAMSDISSQTCVRFRRTYDLKEPQVILQRTELGCWSHIGYQGEKQTLNLGVGCMSQGIIQHELLHALALLHMHNDPRRNQFVKINLKNVREDEKHNFQIYDSNDFNLGYDYDSVMHYGPYAFSRNGRPTIVPLQKGVKIGQRLGLSQKDVLKLKRIYC from the exons ATGAGATTGAGTTCggttcaattaaattatctgCAGGGTAAGAAACTCTACCGCAATGTGTTGACCTGGTCGGATTATTATTGGCCAAATAGCACACTAGTTTACAGTGTTGGCAAAGGAATGA CTTTCTCCGACTACATGTCAATAATGGCGGCCATGTCAGACATTTCCTCCCAAACTTGTGTGAGATTCCGACGCACCTACGACCTTAAGGAACCGCAGGTGATTCTACAAAGAACAGAACTTGGTTGTTGGTCCCACATTGGATACCAGGGCGAGAAGCAGACTCTTAATTTGGGTGTTGGTTGCATGTCCCAAGGTATTATTCAACACGAGTTACTTCATGCCCTTGCTCTTCTCCATATGCATAATGATCCCAGAAGGAATCagtttgtaaaaattaatttgaagaaTGTCAGAGAAGACGAAAAACATAACTTTCAGATCTATGATTCAAATGACTTTAATCTCGGCTATGATTATGATAGTGTAATGCACTACGGACCCTATGCGTTCTCCAGAAATGGCAGACCCACAATAGTTCCATTACAGAAGGGTGTCAAAATAGGTCAACGACTTGGCCTAAGTCAAAAGGATGTGCTCAAACTGAAAAGGATATACTGTTAG